From Bacteroidota bacterium, one genomic window encodes:
- a CDS encoding DUF58 domain-containing protein, which yields MFRKISYWLGFTVMRWQLIATLLCVWAIYGFTDEHFKIYDNSDQSLLILHAFLPVLARALLLVLGFSVLTSLCSYLWFIFRYRSKKVSVTLKFGDGQQALAGMVPYRLTVKGIFRPLLGTVRGKLVFTGMKLSSPVLLDENNFPKGSILRQSISGKGETMLHDRGIYDVEEIHLQFFDALRIIMLPFSIHVSNQFYTLPQKQEEKLIKANPNTTEEQLQRIEIPKRVEGEYLNYKDFETGDDVRRIVWKIYARSKELVVRIPETMDPYASHLYFYASFFRADRDVSEEVFETELLNGYKDRLRNILDSLQLNGFEVRMPHDQETPKLAGVGDKKNDLFHITAAHWQKDKRPVEFVEPRKAAFVCVSSLVPAQDVARAMDNLPMYVPVVAIKLSDGIPSVFRFRFKNIFFKPEPQPADSLRSRWLLSPMRARLKKNERELQSLFNRRGNAFLIDVNGK from the coding sequence ATGTTTAGAAAGATCTCCTACTGGCTTGGATTTACCGTAATGCGATGGCAACTGATCGCGACGCTCCTCTGCGTTTGGGCCATTTACGGATTCACTGATGAGCATTTCAAGATTTACGACAACAGCGATCAATCATTACTTATCCTCCATGCATTTCTTCCTGTGCTCGCGCGCGCGCTCCTGCTCGTACTCGGTTTCAGTGTGCTCACTTCGCTCTGTTCCTACCTCTGGTTTATTTTCCGCTATCGTTCAAAAAAAGTTTCCGTTACTCTGAAATTCGGCGATGGCCAACAGGCACTCGCAGGAATGGTTCCGTACCGGTTGACGGTAAAAGGGATTTTTCGTCCGCTGCTCGGCACGGTCCGCGGCAAACTTGTTTTTACAGGAATGAAACTTTCTTCCCCGGTATTGCTTGATGAAAATAATTTTCCGAAAGGAAGTATTCTCCGCCAATCCATTTCCGGCAAAGGGGAAACCATGCTGCATGATCGTGGAATTTATGACGTGGAGGAAATTCATCTCCAGTTCTTCGATGCACTCCGCATCATCATGCTTCCTTTTTCCATTCATGTTTCGAATCAATTCTATACACTTCCGCAGAAACAGGAAGAGAAACTCATCAAGGCAAATCCGAATACCACCGAAGAACAGTTGCAGCGTATTGAAATTCCGAAACGTGTAGAAGGAGAATACCTCAACTATAAAGATTTTGAAACCGGTGATGATGTGCGCAGGATCGTATGGAAAATTTACGCGCGCAGTAAAGAACTCGTTGTGCGCATTCCGGAAACAATGGATCCTTATGCATCGCATCTTTATTTCTATGCAAGTTTTTTCCGCGCAGATCGCGATGTGAGCGAAGAAGTTTTTGAAACAGAATTGCTCAATGGTTACAAAGACCGTCTGCGGAATATCCTGGATTCACTTCAGTTGAACGGATTTGAAGTGCGCATGCCTCACGACCAGGAAACACCGAAACTCGCCGGCGTAGGAGATAAGAAAAATGATCTCTTCCATATCACCGCTGCGCATTGGCAGAAAGACAAACGCCCCGTAGAATTTGTTGAACCGCGCAAAGCTGCTTTTGTGTGCGTGTCCTCGCTCGTGCCTGCGCAGGATGTGGCGCGTGCGATGGACAACCTGCCGATGTATGTTCCGGTTGTAGCTATAAAACTTTCCGATGGAATTCCTTCCGTGTTCCGTTTTCGTTTTAAAAATATTTTTTTCAAACCCGAACCGCAACCCGCTGATTCACTCCGCAGCCGCTGGTTGCTTTCTCCTATGAGAGCACGATTGAAAAAAAACGAACGCGAATTACAGTCACTTTTCAACCGGAGAGGAAATGCTTTTTTAATTGATGTGAACGGAAAATGA
- a CDS encoding PD40 domain-containing protein, whose protein sequence is MKKFLFFYILLLPFSELIAQMPETDIWVFDTYGEAALGTFTNGKNITNRPGYDNQPWFSSDEENIFWTSVRDSGETDIYCHNSNGTSRVTSTNVSEYSPMFIPGTHFMTAVVVEQDSTQRLWSYDETKADVVHPKTEILFPDLKGVAYYRWLDANTVFIADLPEPMTLYIGYLNSGKTIKVDESIGRSFGVYGDIMFYTKTDTSGNCWVTGLTNTGVHNDSLAPAIILPKGSQDFAIDKNGRIFSAQGTKLYSTMFNSGVWKLEHDFATNGLHKITRIAISPYGDLIALTDNL, encoded by the coding sequence ATGAAAAAATTCCTCTTCTTCTACATTCTCCTCCTTCCGTTCTCCGAACTCATTGCGCAGATGCCGGAAACGGATATCTGGGTGTTCGATACGTATGGAGAAGCTGCATTAGGGACATTCACCAATGGAAAGAATATCACAAATCGCCCCGGCTATGATAATCAACCGTGGTTTTCCTCTGATGAAGAAAATATTTTCTGGACATCCGTTCGTGACAGTGGTGAAACGGATATTTATTGTCACAACTCCAACGGAACTTCACGCGTCACGAGTACTAACGTCAGCGAATATTCTCCGATGTTTATTCCGGGAACACATTTCATGACTGCTGTTGTGGTAGAACAAGATTCAACACAAAGATTATGGAGCTACGATGAAACAAAAGCAGATGTCGTTCATCCTAAAACAGAAATTCTTTTTCCCGATCTGAAAGGTGTTGCTTATTACAGATGGCTTGACGCTAACACCGTTTTCATTGCTGATCTTCCGGAACCGATGACACTTTACATTGGTTATCTGAACAGCGGGAAAACAATAAAAGTTGATGAGAGCATCGGCCGTTCTTTCGGTGTTTACGGTGATATTATGTTTTACACCAAAACAGATACCAGTGGCAATTGTTGGGTCACTGGATTGACAAATACGGGTGTACACAATGATTCTCTGGCTCCGGCGATCATACTTCCTAAGGGCAGTCAGGATTTTGCCATTGATAAAAACGGGCGGATCTTCTCAGCGCAAGGAACAAAACTCTACAGCACGATGTTCAATTCCGGAGTCTGGAAACTCGAACACGATTTCGCCACCAACGGATTACACAAGATCACCCGCATTGCTATTTCTCCCTATGGGGATCTCATTGCATTAACCGACAACCTCTGA
- a CDS encoding 4-(cytidine 5'-diphospho)-2-C-methyl-D-erythritol kinase, with protein MISFPNSKINLGLNIVEKRPDGFHNIETVFYPVGWKDIIEITPSKATELKITGNPVEGKLNENLCMRAYELLKKDHRIPPVKIHLHKNIPSGAGLGGGSSDAVSVLKMLNEIYDLNLSWGELHHYAKQLGSDCSFFVTNKPVFAQGKGDDLEGIQFSMKARPGEAVGRGKFIVIVHPPAHVSTAEAYAGMTPRKSEISPAKIITEMPIEKWKDVLVNDFEKTIFKKYPEIEKLKMRLYEKGAIYASMSGSGSAVFGISEKEIATEIFSGYNCWSGSCDF; from the coding sequence ATGATCTCCTTCCCCAACTCCAAAATAAATCTCGGCCTCAATATCGTCGAAAAACGCCCCGACGGATTTCACAACATCGAGACGGTTTTCTATCCGGTAGGGTGGAAGGATATTATCGAGATCACCCCTTCCAAAGCAACCGAACTGAAGATCACGGGGAACCCGGTGGAAGGAAAGTTGAACGAAAATCTCTGTATGCGTGCGTATGAGTTGTTGAAAAAAGATCATAGGATTCCTCCCGTAAAAATTCATCTGCATAAAAATATTCCAAGTGGGGCCGGATTAGGCGGCGGTTCTTCCGATGCAGTTTCTGTTCTGAAAATGCTCAATGAAATTTATGATCTGAATTTGTCGTGGGGAGAATTGCATCATTACGCAAAACAACTCGGATCGGATTGCAGTTTTTTTGTTACCAATAAACCGGTATTTGCGCAGGGAAAAGGAGATGATCTCGAAGGAATTCAATTTTCTATGAAAGCCCGCCCGGGCGAAGCGGTCGGACGGGGAAAATTCATTGTCATTGTCCATCCTCCCGCGCACGTGAGTACGGCGGAAGCGTATGCCGGCATGACTCCGCGCAAGAGTGAAATTTCTCCTGCAAAAATTATCACTGAAATGCCGATCGAAAAGTGGAAGGATGTACTCGTGAATGATTTCGAAAAAACTATTTTTAAGAAATATCCTGAAATAGAAAAACTGAAAATGCGTTTGTATGAAAAAGGCGCCATCTATGCATCTATGAGTGGAAGCGGCTCTGCTGTTTTCGGGATATCCGAAAAAGAAATTGCAACGGAAATATTTTCAGGGTACAATTGCTGGAGTGGCAGTTGTGATTTCTGA
- a CDS encoding PD40 domain-containing protein has product MRKLRFLLVALVFCASHLLAQKKDKATEKKEEKWLETAEYFYEEGNYLRALPYYKLLSDAHTDDAYFHYQLGICYLYKGDEKEKSITNLESAKQLDNTLPRIDYYLGRAYHLNYRFDDAINEFNLSMQNDELNDKDKKELNQYIGYCESAKKLMQDTADVELKNIGDPINTANSEYVPVISIDESNLIFTYRGERSTGGLEDAKFRSDTTGDYYEDIMYSMRVGDRWLDPEPISNNINTKGHDASIALSNDGQILFIFKSNSKDGGDIYMSTLNGDNWSTPERLGPTINTDKYWEGSCSLSSDGQILYFASDRPGGLGGRDIYYSNKQSDGSWGPAINMGPTINTPYNDDAPFIHPDGINLFFSSEGHNSMGGYDLFYSTFKDGQWGDPVNLGYPVNTPSNERYYTLSADGATGYYSSDMKGGYGQQDIYTVSPGFQGEPPILALVVGFVTKDGAPTDANINVTDSTTGKVYGNYHSNSMSGKYLIALKPGNTYKVAIEVEGADPYFEYVNVKGLDTYVQVNKDYNFTTMKTDSGTTVTPAVEDSNDVLQKKIDTQLKEIRAEQNDQVYEQRIYKQVLKKHGTDYDSTMNYVVELGTYENAKDFDSSKVADMGPITRTVTADGYVRYSVGPFKNLIDAELYRSRLTSHDSTIASNSEVVIYKNGKRSTIPSYYRNDYKRSGYTPRTDTRVVMSKKGTLNTTIGSDYGYDKIVNDYGTFQADGLEYKLEIKNPNDTTFFAKHGKIERKQYPDGTVRYYLGPWKTLKEAEDFRNNLISSDSTAAKSLITVFYFGQRKTVPDFFNNLPCNNNPVDLTAFKNKSLNDTAVYHKFLGLAGNYCRPGLTYTVQIGAYHHPQNFKYSQLDKFGPATIKDYPDTLTRFTMKTFDTVRDAEIFRQQCIRLGIKDAWITVTYKGERFTLEQLIAKDFYGQRID; this is encoded by the coding sequence ATGAGAAAGCTCCGATTTCTGCTCGTTGCATTGGTTTTCTGTGCCAGTCATTTATTGGCGCAGAAGAAAGATAAAGCGACGGAGAAGAAAGAGGAAAAATGGCTGGAGACCGCAGAATATTTTTACGAAGAAGGAAATTATCTCCGCGCGTTGCCGTATTACAAATTATTGTCGGACGCCCATACTGATGATGCGTATTTCCATTACCAGTTGGGAATTTGTTACCTGTACAAAGGAGACGAAAAAGAAAAATCGATCACCAATCTTGAATCTGCAAAACAACTGGACAATACATTACCGCGGATTGATTATTATTTAGGCCGTGCTTATCATCTGAATTATCGTTTCGATGACGCCATCAATGAATTCAATCTCTCCATGCAGAATGATGAACTCAATGACAAGGATAAAAAAGAACTCAACCAGTATATCGGCTATTGCGAAAGTGCAAAAAAACTCATGCAGGATACTGCCGATGTGGAATTGAAAAATATCGGCGACCCGATCAATACTGCGAATTCAGAATATGTTCCGGTGATCTCTATTGATGAATCGAATCTTATTTTCACTTACCGTGGGGAAAGAAGTACGGGCGGACTCGAGGATGCAAAATTCAGATCAGATACTACCGGCGATTATTATGAAGACATCATGTATTCCATGCGCGTGGGCGATCGCTGGCTCGACCCGGAACCGATCAGTAATAACATCAACACAAAAGGACACGATGCAAGTATTGCGTTGTCGAATGACGGGCAAATACTTTTCATTTTTAAAAGCAATTCAAAAGACGGCGGCGATATTTACATGAGCACACTCAACGGTGATAATTGGTCAACGCCTGAAAGATTAGGGCCGACCATCAACACCGATAAATATTGGGAAGGAAGTTGTTCGCTTTCCAGTGACGGGCAAATTCTGTATTTCGCTTCTGATCGTCCCGGCGGATTAGGTGGAAGAGATATTTATTATTCCAATAAGCAGAGCGACGGATCATGGGGGCCTGCGATCAACATGGGACCCACTATCAACACGCCTTACAATGATGATGCGCCTTTCATTCATCCTGATGGCATCAATTTATTTTTCAGTTCCGAAGGACACAACAGTATGGGAGGGTATGATCTTTTTTATTCCACTTTCAAAGATGGCCAATGGGGAGATCCTGTGAATCTCGGTTACCCGGTGAATACTCCTTCGAACGAAAGATATTACACACTTTCTGCTGACGGAGCAACGGGTTATTATTCTTCAGATATGAAAGGCGGATATGGCCAGCAGGATATTTATACGGTGAGTCCGGGATTCCAGGGAGAGCCGCCGATACTCGCACTTGTTGTTGGTTTTGTTACGAAAGACGGAGCGCCGACTGATGCAAATATCAACGTCACTGATTCTACCACTGGGAAAGTGTATGGAAATTATCATTCCAATTCAATGAGCGGAAAATATCTTATTGCCCTCAAACCCGGAAATACTTATAAAGTTGCGATCGAAGTAGAAGGTGCTGATCCTTATTTCGAATATGTGAATGTGAAAGGGCTCGATACGTATGTGCAGGTGAATAAAGATTACAATTTCACCACAATGAAAACTGATTCGGGAACAACAGTTACTCCCGCAGTTGAAGATTCAAATGATGTGTTGCAGAAAAAGATAGATACGCAATTAAAAGAGATCCGTGCAGAGCAGAATGACCAGGTGTATGAACAGCGCATTTACAAACAGGTGCTGAAAAAACACGGAACAGATTATGATTCTACAATGAATTATGTAGTTGAACTCGGCACGTATGAGAACGCAAAAGATTTTGATTCATCAAAAGTTGCTGATATGGGGCCGATCACACGAACCGTTACCGCCGATGGATACGTGCGTTATTCGGTGGGGCCATTCAAAAATCTGATCGACGCTGAGCTTTACCGATCGCGATTGACTTCACACGATTCCACCATCGCATCAAATTCGGAAGTGGTGATTTACAAGAATGGAAAACGTTCTACTATTCCTTCTTACTACCGCAATGATTATAAAAGATCGGGTTACACGCCGCGCACGGATACGCGCGTTGTGATGAGCAAAAAAGGAACGCTCAATACAACTATTGGCAGCGATTACGGTTATGATAAAATTGTGAATGACTACGGAACATTCCAGGCCGACGGACTCGAATATAAACTTGAAATAAAAAATCCGAACGACACAACTTTTTTCGCCAAGCATGGAAAAATAGAACGCAAGCAATACCCGGATGGAACTGTGCGCTATTATCTCGGCCCGTGGAAAACACTGAAGGAAGCGGAAGATTTCAGGAACAATCTTATCAGCAGCGATTCTACTGCGGCAAAATCTCTTATCACTGTTTTCTATTTCGGCCAGCGTAAAACCGTTCCGGATTTCTTCAATAATCTTCCCTGCAATAACAACCCCGTCGATCTTACCGCATTTAAAAATAAATCACTCAACGATACAGCAGTCTATCATAAATTTCTCGGGCTCGCAGGAAATTATTGTCGCCCGGGATTGACCTACACTGTGCAGATCGGCGCTTATCATCACCCGCAGAATTTCAAATATTCTCAACTGGATAAATTCGGCCCGGCAACTATTAAAGATTATCCCGACACACTCACTCGCTTCACTATGAAAACTTTCGATACCGTGCGTGATGCAGAAATTTTCCGGCAGCAATGCATTCGCCTTGGAATTAAAGATGCGTGGATCACCGTGACTTACAAAGGAGAAAGATTCACACTCGAGCAACTGATAGCAAAAGATTTCTACGGCCAGCGGATCGATTAG
- a CDS encoding acetyl-CoA carboxylase carboxyltransferase subunit alpha, with protein MNYLDFEKPLEELDELREKIISTAEKSKVDVSKSLAEVDEKIQLKRKELYSNLTPWQCVQVSRHPDRPYTLDYIKSLCGDTFIELHGDRTVKDDKAMVGGFGQVDGETIMFIGQQKGRNTKLRQFHNFGMPNPEGYRKALRLMKLAEKFNKPIVTLIDTPGAYPGIEAEERGQGEAIARNLLEMSKLTVPVICIIIGEGASGGALGIGVGDKVLMLENSWYSVISPENCSTILWRSSNEKEKAAVAMKLTAKDMLGQHLIDGVIKEPVGGAHVNWDEIFATVKTEILKQVAELKMPDAKTLVKNRIEKFCAMGVVIEEG; from the coding sequence ATGAACTATCTTGATTTTGAGAAACCACTCGAAGAGCTTGATGAGCTTCGTGAAAAAATAATCTCCACCGCCGAAAAAAGCAAAGTGGATGTTTCCAAATCACTCGCCGAGGTTGATGAAAAAATTCAACTGAAGCGCAAAGAATTATACAGCAATCTTACGCCATGGCAATGCGTGCAGGTATCGCGTCACCCCGATCGCCCGTACACGCTCGACTACATCAAAAGTTTATGCGGCGATACGTTCATCGAACTGCACGGCGACCGCACGGTGAAAGATGACAAAGCGATGGTGGGCGGATTCGGACAAGTGGATGGAGAAACCATCATGTTCATTGGCCAGCAGAAAGGAAGAAATACAAAGCTGCGCCAGTTTCATAATTTCGGAATGCCGAATCCCGAAGGATACCGCAAAGCATTGCGCCTGATGAAACTCGCTGAGAAATTCAACAAACCGATCGTCACGCTCATCGATACTCCCGGCGCTTATCCCGGAATCGAAGCGGAAGAGCGTGGACAAGGCGAAGCGATCGCGAGAAATCTTTTAGAAATGTCGAAGCTCACTGTTCCCGTCATCTGCATCATCATCGGTGAAGGCGCATCGGGCGGTGCATTGGGAATAGGTGTGGGTGATAAAGTGCTGATGCTGGAAAATTCCTGGTACTCGGTGATCTCTCCCGAAAACTGCTCGACCATTTTGTGGAGAAGTTCCAATGAAAAAGAAAAAGCTGCTGTTGCGATGAAACTCACTGCGAAAGATATGCTCGGACAACATCTTATTGACGGAGTGATCAAAGAACCTGTAGGTGGCGCACACGTGAACTGGGATGAAATTTTTGCAACAGTAAAAACAGAAATTCTGAAACAGGTGGCCGAACTGAAAATGCCGGATGCAAAAACGTTAGTAAAAAACCGCATCGAAAAATTCTGCGCGATGGGAGTTGTAATTGAGGAAGGATAG
- a CDS encoding GNAT family N-acetyltransferase: MEIVFGEFIINDSTEKVDMNFIHHELSNSYWCKNIPRTLLEKAIQSGINFNVYQGEKQIAFARVITDKATYAYLCDVIVNENYRGKGIGKAMMKFIIDHPDLQGLRRFTLATRDAHTLYTQFGFEVTKNPQNMMEIIRRDIYM, from the coding sequence ATGGAAATTGTTTTCGGAGAATTCATCATCAATGATTCAACAGAAAAAGTTGATATGAATTTTATTCATCATGAACTGTCGAACAGTTACTGGTGCAAAAATATTCCCCGTACTCTTTTAGAAAAAGCAATTCAAAGCGGAATCAACTTCAATGTTTATCAAGGAGAAAAACAAATTGCATTCGCGCGCGTGATCACAGACAAGGCGACGTATGCGTACCTGTGCGATGTGATCGTGAATGAAAATTACCGCGGAAAAGGAATCGGTAAGGCGATGATGAAATTCATCATAGATCATCCCGATCTGCAAGGATTACGAAGATTCACGCTCGCCACGCGCGATGCACACACGCTCTACACGCAATTCGGTTTTGAAGTGACGAAGAATCCGCAGAACATGATGGAAATTATCAGGAGAGATATTTATATGTAG